Within the Epinephelus lanceolatus isolate andai-2023 chromosome 22, ASM4190304v1, whole genome shotgun sequence genome, the region CATAGACAATCTCAACATCAATTAGCATCTTTCTTCTGACACATCACAGAGCTGACTCAATGGTTATGTCCCGACCCTCCTTGACTTTTCCCTCAAAAGGACAGATCATCAGCGGGGCGGTGTTCTTCCCATCATCTTGAACACAGGGGTTAAAGTACGGATACAGGGGCTCAGTGAAGTCACAGTTGCTGTAAGTGTAAATGTGAGTCTTGGCTTCTGCGTCGTAGAAGGACACCACTCCCTCCTCGTAGTCCAGGAAGATGCCGACTTTCCTGGGGGCTTCCCGGAGGTGGAGTGTGACGCAGGGGCTGGCGCAGGCGCTGAGGCTGCCGCCTTTTCGCCGGCAGATCGCCCAGTAACCGTTGTTGGGATTCACTGTGATAGCCCCCTTTCTGGTGATGGATTCTCTGGCCACGCCAAGATCCCAGTCTGTTTTACCTCCAACCTGAAACACAACATACAGAATACAGAGTCAGCCATGCATGTTTCCTTTTAATTAAGTGCTTTAAATACATTTGGTGCAACTGATTTAAAATAGTTTTTGTTCATGTGTTACTTTTAGGCTTTTCCTGTACCATGTCAAGTAGTGTGTTACAGTTGAAAAACCATAAATTCCTGATACAAAAATGGCAAATTGACACATTTTTTACCCAAATGTGACTCCGTATTTGGCTTTGACTGTGTGCAGGCTGTCCTTCTAAATCCTAATAAACCTTTGTTTATCACCACTAAGACACGACTCCACTTAGTGAACAACGTGCTAGctaaaagtgtgttttcttgtttcAAAGATGCTCACCTGAACCACCCAGTAGCGTCTTCCAGATGCAAAGTTTTGTTTCCCCAAAACGCAGACGCAGGCGTTAAACCGCTGAGGACTGTCTGGGAGCTGGGTGTTATTCCTCTGGCTGCTGACGCTCACCTGTAGACCAACATAACCATCATTATCATCTTACACATTAGCCTAATCAGCAACAATTAATAGCCTTATTGATTTCcaaattagcattttagctTCCTGTGCTTTCTTCTCCAATTTTCATGTGATAATATATCACATTACTTTCACCTCTGTGAAAGTAAAATGTGACTCAGCAGGGAGTGTCTACATGCATAAGCTTGAACAATTATAGCTCAACCTGCTGCGTCAGAACAAAAGATTGTTTGTCTTTACAGTTCTTATATGTGAGGAATCCAAACTATTCTGAGGACTAGTTTCCGAGGAGGACTCTTGGATCTTCACACATTTGATGTAATGATGATATAATCTGACAATACCTTCTTTCTGTCTGGAGACAGGACCAGCCAGCCTGATGCAGTCTCAGGATCCAGAGTGACATCAACTGcagaaacaaagaagaaaaacagtgagTCAGGTAATAAAAAGGAGGGCTTTAATCCAGGTTTGACGAGGCTATTGCATAATGAAATGATTGTGTGATTGTGAACATACCTGCGTATTGATTCAGCAAGTCCGCttctgcaaaaaataaaaaaaagaagaggagaaaggtTATTTTCATGCACTGACTGTCACATAATATCTTGAATCCTTTTGTGAAGTAAATAACAATTTAAAAGATCACTGACCTTGTGCAGACAGTTGGTTTGCAAGGTCCTGGCAGACGTCCACAAGCTTGGAGACGGCTCTTGTCAACGTCCCCATGCAGTTATCCGAGTGGACCGTGACCTCAGACCAGTCTCTGGTGGTCGGGAGTCGACTCAGAGTGGGGAAGCTCTAAAATCAGGAGAGCACACACAGGTTTCTCATGAGCACATGTCTTGAAATGTTGACGCAGcacagaaatgttgaaatgCAGTTTGAGTAGCTTACCCGCACGAGGTGCACAGGGTTTGGGGCGTGCTCCAGGTTCTGCAGCACGCTGTTCCTTGTCTGCAGCTCATTGACTTCCCGCTGCAGCTCCTCGTACAGCTCCGCGGCTCTCCTCTCGGCCTCCTGCTGcctctcctccagctcttcCACCAGCTCGGCCTGCTGTCTCTGGATGGCGTTTATCAGCATGTCGCAGACCTGAGCGCTGCGTTGTATCTCCCCCTGGGAGATTTGCTGTTGATTGAAATGATGAAAACACGTAAatttacacataaaaacaatcaaacgTGACCAGTTGGATCTTTCTGAACATGCATCCATGCTATAACTTACTCTGCTTTGAGCCACTGAATCTTTTATCTCGTCCATTTTTCTCAATCTGGCGTGGATCATCTGTTGAACGCTGGCTTTTGTCTCCCTCAAACAAATCTGAACGGTCAAAAAAGGAACAGTTTTGAATATAATGTGCtgcaaaatgtacaaaaatgcaGCAGCTTTATTGGCTTCAAGGCAAAATATGTAGATGAGTTCCTCACCTTGACCTTCTTGCTCTTCTTCCCAATGGGGACGACTTTGTGGTTCTTGTGGTTCCTCTCTGtgcatctctcacacacaggctTCTGGTCCTTCTCGCAGAACATCGTCAACGGGTTCTTGTGGGTTCTGCAGAGGTGACTGGTGGCATAGGCGGCCGGATCCATCAGCCCGTGCCTCAGCAGCTCCGGATCCCTCAGGTGTGGCGTGAGATGAAGCTCGCAATAAGACGTCTGGCACGCTAGGCACGACTTGACCGATGGCATCTTGTTTCCGTTGCAGACGTCACATGGAACCTCATCAACCTCGAAAGGTTGGTTTAGGGAATTTTTCCTGTTTCTTGCTTGCCCCGGAGCATCGCCGTCCTcttgattacttttaaatagaattaaattatgttaaaattcaatttaattttgcGTTTTGAAAATTGTTTCCAAGCATCTGAAGGAACCAGAGTgcttaaaaaaaagtacaaaaagaaacaaaccttTCATAGAATTTAATGATATCAGCGTATCCATGGTTGATCCTGAGCTGTGGGCGTGTGCTGAATGTCTTTTTGCACAGCGGACACTCGGGTTTGGGTTTTGTATCCCAGAAACCTTCAATGCAGTCCAGGCAAAAGTTGTGTCCACAAGGGATGGTGGTGGGGTCGGTGTAGATTTCCAGACAGATGCAACACTTGAATTGCTCCTCGAGCGGCACGGTGAGGGCCATGTTTGTGACTGGAGAGAATAAATTATATTACTTTAACATGCATATGCTCATGCACAATTTAACTGCACATCATGCATGTAAGACAGATCGTCTTGTCTCCAGCAAAATTCACAAACATCGAACAGTGATATTTTTTTGCAATCTAATACAgaagaaatatgaataaatactaTTAAATATTTCCTCTTGCCTTTTTGTCCAGGCTTAAAGCTTAAAGTGCATCAAAGTTACAATCGTTCAATGTTTTTAATCATCTGTACAAACAAAGACTTTCTAAAAGTAATGTAAATTTCGAATAATGCAATGCAATAAATGTAATGAAGTAGACGTCAAATAGTAAAATACATTTCAGCATTGATGttgcagtgtgtcattctgttttCTTGTGTCTCATAATTTTTCAGTATCCTCTTACCTGTTTGTGCTGTCATGTTGAGCGTCCTGATCGTTCTCATCAGATGCAGAACACAGTGCATGTTGCAGCCTTTATATACTCACAGTCATGCTGTCTGATCACCGTTAAGCTCCTCCCCACTGGGTTCAGGTACTTTTCAACATCATCACTGAAACTTTCTGGTATTTCTGGTTCCTCGACTTTGATTTGCTGTTGTATATAACTCTACCCTGAGGTCACATGGTTGAGCTCTCTGAGGGCTTGGCTCTCTTGGCTGCAGCCTGAGCTGTAATCGGAGAGGCTGATCAGCACTGTGGTGTGAATTCCCGACATGTCTGTGACCGAGCAGCAGCCAAAACGTAACAAGCTAATTGCTCAGGTTAATAGATATGTGTACCTGTGTagaaaataaatgtagaaaACCACCTGAGATGACCATAATATTTAATAAGTGTAATCAAACTGCATTGTGCCATGGCCACCCTGCTTGTGACCCAACAAGTGGGTATGTTTTTGATTAGATTAGTTTAGACTACAAGTCAGCAGTAACTGATCTGCCCATAGAGGACATAGCAGGCTGCCTGCGTCgaatacttttcttttttaccctTTTTTATTTGACAATCAAAAAATTCACGCAAAAGGGAGATTGCAGAGTGACGACAGTCCGTACAACCATCAGGCGATGGTGGAGGAGGTTGTAATGATGCACCTTTCAATGGTGGTCTGTCGGGACATTTAATACTTGTGGCATTTGGCAGAGAGTTCTTTTCACTACATAACAGATTGATTCTTCTGTATCACCATTTCTTAAATATCTGTTTAATGTCTCACTCTACACAGCCCCCACAATTTGGAGGCACTGCTCAGTTTTGTTCatatctgtaagctttcaggaaatgtgcacaaatacagatgaaatgaacgcagagcacagacagaaagaTCTGTGTGTGTCCATATACGTATCTAACACTGAGCATAAATGAGTATAAGAGTTGGGTgcagtgcaaaaacaaaaagaagacaacatttgcaaaaaaatgaacaaaaaaaatgtattctggATTTCGTTGTATGTTTGTACAATGGCAGTAAAGAAATCTGAaatctgacacacagagacagacaactattcacactcacattcacacctacggacaatttagagtcaccagttaacctgcatgtcttagTCTTtggtgggaggaagccggagtacccggagaaaacccactttgacacggggagaacatgcaaactctgcatagGAGGGCTCCTCCACCCTGGGATTCGAACTGGGAACcgtcttgctgtgaggccaATTTTTCAGTTTATATGAGATAATTCAGTAGATAATTACTTATGAATGATTATTCATTTTCGTtaaaaaaaagggcaaaaaCT harbors:
- the LOC117272692 gene encoding E3 ubiquitin-protein ligase TRIM39-like gives rise to the protein MHCVLHLMRTIRTLNMTAQTVTNMALTVPLEEQFKCCICLEIYTDPTTIPCGHNFCLDCIEGFWDTKPKPECPLCKKTFSTRPQLRINHGYADIIKFYESNQEDGDAPGQARNRKNSLNQPFEVDEVPCDVCNGNKMPSVKSCLACQTSYCELHLTPHLRDPELLRHGLMDPAAYATSHLCRTHKNPLTMFCEKDQKPVCERCTERNHKNHKVVPIGKKSKKVKICLRETKASVQQMIHARLRKMDEIKDSVAQSRQISQGEIQRSAQVCDMLINAIQRQQAELVEELEERQQEAERRAAELYEELQREVNELQTRNSVLQNLEHAPNPVHLVRSFPTLSRLPTTRDWSEVTVHSDNCMGTLTRAVSKLVDVCQDLANQLSAQEADLLNQYAVDVTLDPETASGWLVLSPDRKKVSVSSQRNNTQLPDSPQRFNACVCVLGKQNFASGRRYWVVQVGGKTDWDLGVARESITRKGAITVNPNNGYWAICRRKGGSLSACASPCVTLHLREAPRKVGIFLDYEEGVVSFYDAEAKTHIYTYSNCDFTEPLYPYFNPCVQDDGKNTAPLMICPFEGKVKEGRDITIESAL